From the genome of Monomorium pharaonis isolate MP-MQ-018 chromosome 2, ASM1337386v2, whole genome shotgun sequence, one region includes:
- the LOC105831292 gene encoding uncharacterized protein LOC105831292 — protein sequence MRYFFLRYSSRVEFARKIVSCIDTRFKFTGGKSRHTRNKLFLDIAGGRFEPYGACAARRRALSRRLSKLTMGDETSIEFSEIISYMCACNGEIWPPRYGNSSSLSDIMIDATREQHIGENNWEQ from the exons ATGCGATACTTTTTTCTTCGTTACTCGTCGAGAGTTGAATTTGCACGGAAAATCGTCTCGTGCATCGATACCCGTTTCAAATTCACGGGCGGCAAGTCACGTCATACTCGGAACAAATTATTCCTAGATATCGCAGGCGGACGTTTCGAACCGTACGGCGCATGTGCCGCTCGACGACGCGCGCTCTCGCGCCGGCTGTCGAAACTGACGATGGGAGACGAAACGAGTATCGAATTTTCGGAAATAATAAGCTACAT GTGTGCGTGCAACGGGGAAATATGGCCGCCACGCTACGGAAACAGCAGCTCGTTATCGGATATAATGATTGATGCAACTCGCGAGCAACATATCGGCGAGAATAATTGGGAACAATAA